From Sphingobacterium bambusae:
TAAAACGGTTGATTTCCACTCGGGTGTGATCTCTGATATCTCCATTCAGCCGGTAGAAAGCGAAGACGACATCAACAACACGGTGGCCGTGATGGGTGGCGAAGACTGGAAATTCTGGATCGAAGAACTTAAGGCCGCTAATGTCCTTGCAGAAGGTGTTAAAACAGTAGCCTATTCATACATTGGCCCTGAGCTGACCTACCCGATCTACCGTAACGGAACCATCGGAAAAGCAAAAGATGATTTGGAAGCTACTGTTCCGGTTCTCAACGAGCTGTTGGGCGACCTAAACGGTATCAGCTACGTATCGGTCAACAAAGCTTTGGTGACGCAATCCAGTTCGGCAATCCCTGTTGTTCCACTTTACATCTCTTTGCTCTACAAAGTGATGAAAGAAAAAGGAATCCACGAAGGAACAATCGAGCAGATGCAACGTCTTTTTGCCGAACGTCTATACAGCGGATCAACTCCTGCATTGGATGAGAAAGGCAGAATTCGTGTAGACGATTTGGAAATGCGCGAGGATGTACAAGCTGAAGTAGCCGCATTGTGGGAACAGGCGACAACGGAAAACTTGGAAGATATCTCTGATATTGCCGGATACCGCAACGACTTCTTCAACCTATTTGGCTTTAATTTCGACCAAGTTGATTACGAAGCTGAAACTAACGAGGTGGTTAACGTTCCCAGTATAAAAGATTAATTTATTTTTATATAAAGTGACGAGGCAGTAGAATTATCTACTGCCTTTTTTTATTTTTGCCAGAACAATTACCTTTTATTTACATAGCTAATAATTTCCATCGACATGAGAAAATTCCTTCTATCGCTTTGCTTCCTGTTCTTGACGACGGCTCTTTTTGCACAATCGTACAAAATTACCTACCAACGCAGCTATAACGATAAGGTTACCCCGAACGAAGATCCGCTCTTGGTATTTACCAATGCCGAGCAAACGGTGATCACCTCCGAGAAGGCCACCCAGTCCAGCGCGCACTATCCATATGAAACATTCTTCGTAGACCGCAAGCAGCCTTCGGCCTACTACCGCCTCACAAATTTCTCCGCAGACAACGAGCTTGCGACATTAGACAGCGCCATATTAAACCGCAATACCTTGGCTCTGACCGAGGAGACCAAGAACATACTGGGCTACACCTGTAAGAAGGCTACCACATCAGTAAACTCCAACAGCATCGAGATTTGGTATACCAACGACCTGAACGTAAAAGGTGCACCAAACGAGCTGGGACAAAACTTAGGGCTGGTATTGGAATATGTGCGCAACGGCAACTCCAAGATCACGGCGACGAAGATTGAAAAAATAAAACATATCCCCAACCATGTTGCGCTACGCCAATTTAAGAAAACGGTGGATGCCTTAACCTATCAAGATGAGGTTTGGAAAAGTAGATTTGTACATATACCCGTGTTTCAAAACGAACAGATCAACTTCTCCGATCAAGCAAAATCGGATAGCATCATGCGCTTTGCGAGCGGAACGGTGATCGTCAAAAAAGTTAAAATTCCGACACTCGACAAGGGCAGCCAAGCTTTTGTGCAGCTGATTGAAAAGTCTAATGGCGATGCTTATGACCGCACAGGATCGGTATTTATGATTGCGGAAGACCAAGCGCAGAGTTTCTTGGACGGCATGAAAAATGGTATGCAAACCCTACCGATGTATAACAACGGTGATGGCGAAAACTATCCCGGCATGGTGCGCACCGAGGGCTACTCGCCCATCTACGAGCTGATGCGCTTTTTCACGCCTTTTGGTGTAGCACACTTCAACGATCGCTTGACGCTGAAAGGCAAAACCTGGCAAGACTCTGTCGTCTACCGACAAGATATCTCGGAATTTTTAGGCGCTATGAACGGTAAAGAAGTGTATATTGGTACCTACATCGGCAACTACGACAAGGGTGGACATCGCGTAAGCTTGGAACTGACCATACACCCCGGCAGCTCCAAGATGGAATATCAAAACGTGATGTCCATTTTCAATAGCACCAATGTGATGGAAATGGGCGGGCAAACCTATGCGCGCTTTTTCAGTCAGGAAAAAGGATTGGAGGTGTCTTTTGAGCTTCCCCACGATGCGGAAAATGTGCAGCTGCGCTACATCACCACCGGGCACGGCGGCTGGGGAAATGGCGATGAGTTTGTACCCAAGGAGAACAGCATTTACCTAGACGGAGAAATTGCTTTCCGCTTTACACCATGGCGCACCGACTGCGGTTCATACAGGCTCTACAACCCGGTATCCGGAAATTTCCAAAACGGCCTTTCCTCATCCGATCTTAGCCGCTCCAACTGGTGCCCGGGAACCATCACTACACCCAACTACATCAACCTCGGAAACCTGAAGGCCGGCAAACATACCTTGCGGGTACATATCCCCCAAGGTGAACCCGAAGGCAGTAGCTTTAGCTTTTGGAATGTCTCTGGCGCATTGATTTTTTAGGTAGTGGGTAATGCGTAGTGCGTAGTGCGATAAGGGTAGCGGTAAATCTTAAGATTACCGCTATCAAATGTCACTTCGTCACTATATCACCTTGTCACTAATATCACTATTCCCCCCCTCACCCCTTTCCGCCGTTCGCCACGGCAGGGCAGCACTTTTGAAGGCCAAAAGTCCTCAAACGCCTTCGTCTCCTTCAGGTGCTTCGTCGCACTGAAAATAGTATATAGTAGTTAGTACGGAGTATATAGATAAGAAAATGGCGGTAAACTAGCAGATTACAGCTATTAACTAGTCAATCATACGATGTCAACTCATCACCATCTCACTTTATCACTCC
This genomic window contains:
- a CDS encoding GLPGLI family protein, producing MRKFLLSLCFLFLTTALFAQSYKITYQRSYNDKVTPNEDPLLVFTNAEQTVITSEKATQSSAHYPYETFFVDRKQPSAYYRLTNFSADNELATLDSAILNRNTLALTEETKNILGYTCKKATTSVNSNSIEIWYTNDLNVKGAPNELGQNLGLVLEYVRNGNSKITATKIEKIKHIPNHVALRQFKKTVDALTYQDEVWKSRFVHIPVFQNEQINFSDQAKSDSIMRFASGTVIVKKVKIPTLDKGSQAFVQLIEKSNGDAYDRTGSVFMIAEDQAQSFLDGMKNGMQTLPMYNNGDGENYPGMVRTEGYSPIYELMRFFTPFGVAHFNDRLTLKGKTWQDSVVYRQDISEFLGAMNGKEVYIGTYIGNYDKGGHRVSLELTIHPGSSKMEYQNVMSIFNSTNVMEMGGQTYARFFSQEKGLEVSFELPHDAENVQLRYITTGHGGWGNGDEFVPKENSIYLDGEIAFRFTPWRTDCGSYRLYNPVSGNFQNGLSSSDLSRSNWCPGTITTPNYINLGNLKAGKHTLRVHIPQGEPEGSSFSFWNVSGALIF
- the fabV gene encoding enoyl-ACP reductase FabV gives rise to the protein MIIQPRVRGFICLTSHPEGTAEHVKQQIDYVKSKGEIKDGPKKVLVIGASTGFGLASRITAAFGSNAATIGVFFEKSAAPGKPGTAGWYNSAAFEQQAQEAGLYAKSINGDAFSDDVKKQAIELIKQDLGQVDLVVYSLASPRRTHPKTGVAHASVLKPIANPFTNKTVDFHSGVISDISIQPVESEDDINNTVAVMGGEDWKFWIEELKAANVLAEGVKTVAYSYIGPELTYPIYRNGTIGKAKDDLEATVPVLNELLGDLNGISYVSVNKALVTQSSSAIPVVPLYISLLYKVMKEKGIHEGTIEQMQRLFAERLYSGSTPALDEKGRIRVDDLEMREDVQAEVAALWEQATTENLEDISDIAGYRNDFFNLFGFNFDQVDYEAETNEVVNVPSIKD